One segment of Arthrobacter sp. MMS18-M83 DNA contains the following:
- a CDS encoding RsmB/NOP family class I SAM-dependent RNA methyltransferase — protein MSESGRRGPNNSGNRDGGGHGNRGPRGESKRDAQGRERNRGPQRGFSANAPSQRTRRADPARLVAFEVLRAVASEDAYANLVLPSRIRHHHLDKRDAGFATELSYGALRGQGMYDAVLAKCVDRPLDQLDPAVLDALRLGAHQLLAMRVPAHAALDQTVGLARAVIGAGPSSLINAVLRKVTARTLPEWLDFLLEGETDETKIASIRHAHPEWIVRALRQSLVMHGRPASEITELLEADNAAPVVNLVALPGIGSLDEALESGATPGELVIDSALSSGGDLGRMSSIREGTMRVQDVGSQLVARAVVGVDLGHVAKGGEKWLDLCAGPGGKAALLAALAHQEGATLLANEPAEHRARLVSQALSAIPDDAWTVRVGDGRDVGKEQAETFDRVLVDVPCSGLGALRRRPESRWRRTPKDLADLGPLQRELLNSAIDAVKPGGVVAYVTCSPHPAETTAVVSDVLRKRDDLEQIDAGAALDAVSLTGSLGAGHDLTAQLWPHVHQTDAMFLALIRKKP, from the coding sequence ATGAGTGAGTCCGGCCGGCGCGGCCCTAACAACAGTGGGAACAGGGACGGCGGAGGTCACGGCAACCGCGGTCCCCGCGGCGAGAGCAAACGCGACGCCCAGGGCCGCGAACGCAACCGGGGTCCGCAGCGCGGTTTCTCCGCAAACGCACCGTCCCAGCGGACGCGGCGCGCGGATCCGGCACGATTGGTTGCCTTCGAAGTTCTGCGCGCGGTCGCATCGGAAGACGCATACGCCAACCTTGTGCTGCCATCGCGTATCCGCCATCATCACCTGGACAAGCGCGACGCCGGATTCGCCACCGAGCTGAGTTACGGCGCGTTGCGCGGCCAGGGGATGTACGACGCCGTCCTCGCCAAATGTGTCGATCGACCCCTCGACCAACTCGATCCGGCAGTCCTTGATGCGTTGCGCCTTGGTGCCCACCAGCTGCTCGCCATGCGCGTTCCGGCCCACGCCGCACTCGACCAGACGGTCGGGCTGGCCCGCGCGGTCATCGGAGCGGGCCCGTCGTCGCTCATTAACGCAGTGCTCCGAAAAGTCACTGCCAGGACGCTGCCGGAGTGGCTCGACTTCCTGCTGGAAGGCGAGACCGACGAAACCAAGATCGCGTCCATACGCCACGCGCACCCGGAGTGGATTGTCAGGGCGCTGCGCCAGTCGCTCGTCATGCACGGCCGCCCCGCGAGTGAAATCACCGAACTGCTCGAAGCGGACAACGCAGCCCCTGTGGTGAACCTGGTGGCGCTGCCCGGCATCGGCAGCCTGGATGAAGCACTTGAGAGCGGGGCTACTCCCGGCGAACTCGTGATCGACTCGGCGCTGTCCAGCGGCGGCGATCTCGGCCGGATGTCTTCCATCCGCGAAGGCACCATGCGCGTTCAGGACGTTGGATCCCAGTTGGTAGCCCGCGCCGTCGTGGGCGTGGACCTCGGGCACGTCGCCAAGGGTGGCGAGAAATGGCTGGACCTTTGCGCCGGCCCAGGTGGCAAGGCCGCGTTGCTGGCCGCCCTCGCCCATCAGGAAGGCGCGACTCTCTTGGCCAACGAACCGGCCGAACACCGGGCAAGGCTGGTCAGCCAGGCACTTTCTGCGATTCCGGACGATGCTTGGACCGTCCGGGTCGGCGACGGCCGCGACGTCGGCAAGGAACAAGCGGAGACCTTCGACCGTGTGCTGGTCGACGTTCCCTGTAGCGGACTAGGCGCACTGCGCCGCCGTCCGGAGTCACGTTGGCGCAGGACCCCGAAGGACCTCGCCGATCTCGGTCCGCTACAGCGTGAACTGCTCAACTCTGCCATCGACGCCGTGAAACCGGGCGGAGTGGTGGCGTACGTGACCTGCTCTCCGCACCCTGCCGAAACCACCGCCGTCGTCAGCGATGTCCTGCGTAAGCGGGACGATTTGGAGCAGATCGACGCCGGCGCGGCCTTGGACGCTGTCAGCCTGACCGGCAGCCTAGGCGCCGGTCACGATTTGACAGCCCAACTGTGGCCACACGTGCACCAAACAGACGCGATGTTCCTTGCTCTGATCCGGAAGAAGCCGTAA
- the fmt gene encoding methionyl-tRNA formyltransferase — translation MRVLFAGTPAVAVPSLDALIKAGFEIVAVLTRPDAPTGRKRILTPSPVAARAAELGIDIIHASKVDAETTERIASYEPDVAAIVAYGGLVPKAALGVPRHGWINLHFSLLPAWRGAAPVQRSLIAGDDITGAATFLLEEGLDTGPIFGTLTESVRPDDTAGDLLERLSLSGAVLLGQTLSAVDAGKATPQPQQGDVSLAPKLTLDDGRLDWTQPALAINRRSRGVTPEPGAWTMLYGQRVKLEPVGMRPDTRDLAPGQIRVDGKNVLVGTGSHAVQLGRIQPAGKKMMPSADWARGLATPESVEFE, via the coding sequence ATGAGGGTGCTTTTCGCCGGCACCCCGGCTGTCGCCGTCCCTTCCCTTGACGCGCTGATCAAGGCAGGCTTCGAGATCGTAGCAGTGCTGACCAGGCCGGATGCTCCTACGGGTCGTAAACGCATCCTCACGCCGTCTCCCGTGGCAGCACGTGCGGCCGAACTTGGCATCGACATCATCCACGCCTCCAAGGTGGACGCCGAGACCACGGAGCGGATCGCTTCTTATGAGCCGGATGTCGCTGCGATAGTCGCCTACGGTGGCCTTGTCCCCAAGGCCGCGCTCGGGGTGCCGCGCCATGGCTGGATCAACCTCCATTTCTCCCTCCTCCCTGCGTGGCGGGGTGCCGCACCCGTGCAGCGTTCACTCATCGCCGGTGACGACATCACCGGGGCCGCGACTTTTCTCCTCGAGGAAGGACTCGACACCGGACCTATTTTCGGGACTTTGACGGAATCCGTGAGGCCCGATGACACCGCGGGCGACTTGCTGGAGCGGCTCTCGCTCAGCGGCGCGGTCCTGCTGGGCCAGACGCTCTCGGCCGTCGACGCCGGGAAAGCGACGCCCCAGCCCCAACAAGGTGATGTCTCGCTGGCCCCCAAACTAACGCTCGACGACGGCCGGCTCGACTGGACGCAACCGGCCCTCGCCATTAACCGCAGATCCCGCGGCGTCACGCCGGAACCCGGAGCCTGGACCATGCTCTATGGGCAACGGGTTAAGCTCGAGCCGGTGGGTATGCGCCCGGACACGCGCGATCTTGCGCCGGGTCAGATCCGGGTTGACGGTAAGAACGTCCTGGTCGGGACCGGATCCCATGCAGTCCAGCTAGGGCGGATCCAGCCAGCAGGCAAGAAGATGATGCCGTCGGCCGATTGGGCCCGTGGTTTGGCAACACCAGAAAGCGTGGAATTCGAATGA
- the def gene encoding peptide deformylase — protein MAILSIRIIGDPVLRTVADPVTEFGPELAKLVSDMTQTMEDVDGAGLAAPQIGVSQRVFTYRIGGVEGHIINPVLENSDDFQPDEVEGCLSIPGLAFPVRRRRTTRATGVDLNGNPVSVEAEGMLARCFQHETDHLDGILFTDRLEGEDRKTALRAIRAANYHSVTERTTAKRANTVGSSFGSFGAAE, from the coding sequence ATGGCCATTTTGAGTATCCGTATCATCGGCGATCCCGTGCTCCGCACGGTTGCCGATCCAGTCACGGAATTCGGGCCTGAGCTCGCCAAACTCGTGTCGGACATGACCCAGACCATGGAGGACGTGGACGGCGCAGGGCTCGCAGCACCGCAGATTGGCGTCAGCCAGCGGGTCTTCACTTATCGGATCGGCGGTGTGGAAGGCCACATCATCAACCCTGTCCTCGAGAACAGCGATGACTTCCAGCCTGACGAAGTAGAAGGCTGCCTTTCCATTCCCGGACTCGCTTTCCCGGTTCGCCGCCGCAGGACTACCCGCGCCACCGGCGTGGACTTGAACGGCAACCCCGTGTCCGTTGAGGCGGAGGGCATGCTCGCCCGCTGCTTCCAGCACGAGACCGACCACTTGGATGGGATTCTGTTCACCGACCGCCTGGAGGGTGAGGACCGGAAAACCGCACTCCGGGCCATCCGTGCGGCGAACTACCACTCCGTGACTGAACGGACCACCGCCAAGAGGGCCAACACTGTGGGCTCCAGCTTCGGCAGCTTCGGAGCCGCTGAATGA
- a CDS encoding cytochrome, whose amino-acid sequence MTDPLLAHATEYGRMYARSTSESFSVPSITTVIGQQAHSLDGWFGYMGASSLAKDPELPQHLSSPAKMRQAVNKAAKAAEVYRDDAARRGDRVHSYCEQVALRALGRPHRAKETREELASNGEEAFAARFDEWWELFRVEPIAPEITVWNSSVGYAGTLDLVAEINGRICLIDYKTKGTTRDGTVKPLDDKVVMQLVAGMKAEESLVDPVAGEWEPWKYGENPVLLAVAIGETEVRPQRANPDVLKHHWWKFCALKRVWEMSADVAAAGTALLPVAPPSYPAAPAPAGSTKLA is encoded by the coding sequence ATGACAGATCCACTGCTTGCCCACGCCACTGAATACGGCCGGATGTATGCCCGGTCCACGTCTGAGTCCTTCTCGGTCCCTTCCATCACCACGGTGATCGGCCAGCAGGCCCACTCTTTGGACGGCTGGTTCGGCTACATGGGTGCAAGTAGTCTGGCGAAGGACCCGGAACTTCCGCAGCATCTCTCCAGTCCTGCCAAGATGCGGCAGGCCGTCAACAAAGCAGCCAAAGCGGCCGAGGTTTACCGGGACGACGCCGCACGCCGCGGTGACCGCGTGCATAGCTACTGCGAACAAGTAGCCCTCCGTGCCCTCGGACGCCCGCACCGAGCGAAGGAAACCCGCGAAGAGCTTGCCTCAAACGGCGAAGAAGCCTTCGCGGCCCGCTTCGACGAATGGTGGGAGTTGTTCCGGGTGGAGCCCATTGCACCTGAAATCACGGTGTGGAACTCAAGCGTCGGCTACGCCGGGACACTTGACCTCGTGGCCGAAATCAACGGCCGGATCTGCTTGATTGACTACAAAACCAAAGGCACCACCCGGGATGGAACCGTTAAGCCCCTCGACGACAAAGTGGTGATGCAATTGGTGGCAGGGATGAAGGCCGAGGAAAGCCTTGTGGACCCGGTGGCAGGGGAGTGGGAGCCGTGGAAATACGGAGAGAACCCTGTTCTGCTTGCAGTGGCCATCGGCGAAACCGAAGTGCGTCCCCAGCGGGCAAATCCGGACGTTCTCAAGCACCACTGGTGGAAGTTCTGCGCCTTGAAGAGGGTGTGGGAGATGTCTGCCGACGTTGCCGCAGCCGGAACAGCCCTGCTGCCTGTAGCTCCGCCGTCGTACCCTGCCGCCCCGGCGCCCGCCGGCTCAACTAAACTTGCCTAG
- a CDS encoding GGDEF domain-containing protein: MGLDITTLRVALGVVALTLLLLFYASFRRTRSSYNGWWCIALLLFLSGNLAFLLNGTPHQVWANPSGNVLLVGGAFGVWTGARSLRKLPPPRWQFAAACGVTALASALESPGYNTWSGGLVYLGFMTLGIALASRDLWLLDSSYSHVHKSMALAAAFMAAYYFCRLSMYLVEGPTGPSFRLYFGPAIASLVTLVLLVAVSFSMTALSNDQLINRLSERAARDNLTGLLNRGTFLDLATKELKRLHTTSSVASLILADLDHFKSINDEYGHPAGDAALQAFAAACTESVRSTDLVGRYGGEEFILLLPGANQERAESIAADISRALAETKSLPSIQIPTASYGVTASSLARVDLSAMIAAADTALYQAKSLGRNRVVGAAPHS, translated from the coding sequence ATGGGCCTCGATATAACAACACTGCGAGTGGCTCTTGGCGTGGTCGCTCTTACCCTGCTCCTCCTGTTCTACGCATCATTTCGGCGCACGCGGTCGTCCTACAACGGTTGGTGGTGCATCGCCCTCCTTCTCTTTCTTTCAGGGAACCTGGCCTTCCTTCTCAACGGGACACCGCATCAAGTCTGGGCAAATCCATCGGGAAACGTCCTCTTGGTGGGCGGAGCGTTCGGTGTGTGGACCGGTGCCCGTTCCTTGAGGAAGTTGCCGCCGCCAAGGTGGCAATTTGCCGCAGCATGCGGCGTCACCGCCCTCGCCTCTGCATTGGAAAGCCCCGGTTACAACACGTGGTCCGGAGGCTTGGTGTATCTGGGATTCATGACGCTGGGCATCGCACTGGCGTCCCGTGATCTGTGGTTGCTGGATTCCAGCTACTCCCATGTTCACAAATCGATGGCGCTGGCCGCGGCGTTCATGGCTGCATACTACTTCTGCCGCCTGTCCATGTACCTCGTCGAAGGTCCAACCGGCCCAAGTTTCCGCCTTTATTTTGGCCCGGCCATTGCCAGCCTGGTCACGCTGGTACTCCTCGTTGCCGTGTCCTTCAGCATGACCGCCCTCAGCAACGACCAGTTGATCAACCGGCTAAGCGAACGGGCTGCCCGTGACAACCTGACCGGGCTCCTCAACCGCGGCACCTTCCTGGACTTGGCCACCAAGGAACTGAAGCGCCTACACACCACAAGTTCAGTTGCTTCCCTGATCTTGGCTGACCTGGACCACTTCAAATCGATCAATGATGAGTACGGCCATCCTGCCGGTGACGCCGCGCTCCAAGCCTTCGCGGCTGCCTGCACGGAATCGGTGCGGTCCACCGACCTGGTCGGACGATACGGCGGGGAAGAGTTCATCCTTCTCCTGCCTGGGGCGAACCAGGAACGGGCTGAAAGCATAGCTGCCGACATCAGCCGCGCCCTTGCGGAAACCAAAAGCCTCCCCAGCATACAAATTCCAACGGCGAGCTATGGCGTTACTGCCAGCTCGCTCGCCCGTGTAGATCTGTCGGCGATGATTGCTGCCGCAGATACAGCCCTCTACCAAGCCAAGTCGCTCGGACGGAACCGCGTGGTCGGCGCAGCCCCTCATTCATGA
- the zapE gene encoding cell division protein ZapE: protein MVQIEQLAARTPAVSVDEILKGFYPSPRFGEVSFNSYRPDPNQPSQAAAVKALEAFGATVGAGDGDGLFKRLFGKKVDGRAGIYLDGGFGVGKTHLLASLWHSAPGPKAFGTFVEYTNLVGALSFRKTVEALSSYKLVCIDEFELDDPGDTVLMSRLMRELADAGVKLAATSNTLPGSLGEGRFAAVDFQREIQVLADQFDVVRIDGEDFRHRGLPAAPAPLKTEDLKRQMHAEFDGQTVAVDDFRGLIDHLAGVHPSRYRKLIAGIDAVVWRDVETITEQAVALRFVVLADRLYDKDVPILASGVPFDKLFTEDMMTGGYMKKYFRAVSRLTALAREGQNHEPS, encoded by the coding sequence TTGGTACAGATCGAACAGCTCGCCGCGCGCACCCCGGCGGTCTCAGTGGATGAGATTCTCAAGGGCTTCTACCCTTCGCCGCGGTTCGGAGAGGTGTCCTTCAACAGCTACCGGCCGGATCCTAACCAGCCGAGCCAGGCGGCGGCAGTCAAGGCCCTGGAGGCGTTTGGGGCGACGGTAGGAGCCGGGGATGGCGACGGGCTGTTCAAGCGGCTTTTCGGCAAGAAGGTCGACGGCCGGGCCGGCATCTACCTCGACGGCGGATTCGGCGTCGGAAAGACCCACCTGCTGGCTTCCCTGTGGCACTCGGCTCCGGGGCCGAAGGCCTTCGGAACGTTCGTGGAGTACACCAACCTGGTGGGCGCCCTGTCCTTCCGCAAGACCGTGGAGGCCTTGAGCAGCTACAAGCTGGTCTGCATTGACGAGTTCGAGCTCGACGATCCAGGCGACACGGTACTGATGTCCCGCCTCATGCGTGAACTCGCCGACGCCGGCGTCAAGCTCGCGGCCACGTCCAACACTTTGCCGGGTTCCCTGGGCGAGGGACGATTTGCTGCCGTCGACTTCCAGCGGGAGATTCAGGTCCTCGCCGATCAGTTCGATGTTGTGAGGATCGACGGCGAAGACTTCCGGCACCGCGGATTGCCCGCTGCGCCGGCACCACTCAAGACCGAGGACCTCAAGCGTCAGATGCACGCCGAATTCGACGGCCAGACCGTGGCCGTAGACGACTTCCGCGGCTTGATCGACCATCTTGCCGGTGTCCACCCCAGCCGCTATCGCAAGCTGATCGCAGGAATCGATGCCGTCGTCTGGCGGGATGTGGAAACCATCACCGAGCAGGCCGTTGCCCTGCGCTTCGTGGTGCTGGCAGACCGTTTGTACGACAAGGACGTCCCGATCCTTGCCAGCGGTGTGCCTTTCGACAAGCTCTTCACCGAGGACATGATGACCGGCGGGTACATGAAGAAGTACTTCCGCGCAGTGTCCCGGCTGACCGCCCTGGCGCGTGAGGGCCAAAACCACGAACCCTCCTAG
- a CDS encoding sulfurtransferase — MSYPLEQNEKFAAYAHPERLVSTEWVAAAIEGGALGDGKLVVVESDEDVLLYETGHIPGAVKIDWHTDLNDQVTRDYVDGEAFAVLAAAKGISRDTTVVIYGDKSNWWAAYALWVFTLFGHEDVRLLDGGRDKWIAEGRDITTDVPQPTPGEYPVVERDDAPIRAFKDDVLAHFGKPLIDVRSPEEYTGQRTHMPAYPEEGALRGGHIPTAASIPWARAAAEDGTYRNRTELEALYLGEAGLTEGDDVVAYCRIGERSSHTWFALKYLLGFETVRNYDGSWTEWGNAVRVPIVKGTERGAVPALAGK; from the coding sequence ATGTCCTACCCCCTTGAGCAGAACGAGAAGTTCGCCGCGTACGCCCACCCCGAGCGCCTGGTGTCCACCGAGTGGGTCGCCGCAGCCATTGAAGGCGGTGCGCTCGGCGACGGCAAGCTGGTGGTTGTCGAATCCGACGAAGACGTCCTCCTGTACGAAACCGGCCACATTCCGGGCGCAGTCAAGATCGACTGGCACACGGACCTGAACGACCAAGTCACCCGCGACTATGTTGACGGTGAAGCATTCGCAGTGCTGGCCGCCGCCAAGGGAATCTCACGCGACACCACCGTGGTGATCTATGGCGACAAATCCAACTGGTGGGCCGCCTATGCCCTCTGGGTTTTCACGCTCTTCGGCCACGAAGACGTGCGGCTCCTGGACGGTGGCCGTGACAAGTGGATCGCTGAAGGCCGCGATATCACCACCGATGTCCCTCAGCCCACCCCGGGCGAGTACCCGGTGGTGGAACGGGATGATGCCCCGATCCGGGCATTCAAGGATGACGTCCTGGCTCACTTTGGAAAGCCGCTGATCGATGTCCGCTCCCCCGAGGAATACACGGGCCAGCGCACGCACATGCCGGCCTACCCCGAAGAAGGCGCCCTGCGCGGCGGCCACATTCCCACCGCGGCTTCCATCCCGTGGGCACGCGCCGCGGCCGAGGACGGCACGTACCGCAACCGCACGGAACTTGAGGCTCTCTACCTCGGCGAAGCAGGCCTCACCGAGGGCGACGACGTCGTGGCATACTGCCGCATCGGCGAGCGTTCCAGCCACACCTGGTTCGCCCTGAAGTACCTGCTCGGCTTCGAAACGGTCCGCAACTACGACGGTTCCTGGACCGAATGGGGCAATGCCGTCCGAGTCCCGATCGTCAAGGGCACCGAACGGGGCGCCGTCCCTGCTCTCGCCGGAAAGTAG
- a CDS encoding SufE family protein — protein sequence MSTNTLPAALAEIVDDFQALTEPDRLQLLLEFSRGLPALPERLLDHPELLEQVVECQSPLFLTIEQEKNPDGVAYRLFFKAPPEAPTTRGFAGVLHEGLDGLTAAEILAVPDDMPELLGLTRAITPLRMRGMTAMLGRIKRKVAAADRLLS from the coding sequence ATGAGTACCAATACCTTGCCCGCCGCATTGGCGGAAATTGTCGATGACTTCCAGGCGCTGACCGAGCCGGACCGCCTGCAGCTGTTGCTCGAGTTCTCCCGTGGACTCCCGGCCCTGCCGGAACGGCTGCTGGACCACCCTGAGCTCCTGGAGCAAGTGGTGGAGTGCCAGTCGCCACTTTTCCTGACCATTGAACAGGAAAAGAACCCCGACGGCGTCGCTTACCGCTTGTTCTTCAAGGCACCGCCCGAAGCGCCAACCACGCGTGGTTTTGCGGGCGTCCTGCACGAAGGCCTGGACGGATTGACGGCCGCCGAGATCTTGGCAGTCCCGGATGACATGCCCGAACTGCTGGGCCTCACCCGCGCCATCACGCCACTGCGGATGCGCGGCATGACCGCCATGTTGGGACGCATCAAGCGCAAGGTCGCCGCGGCGGACCGCCTACTGTCCTGA
- the ybaK gene encoding Cys-tRNA(Pro) deacylase has translation MARKQTSQGTPATAVLAAAGVPFTLHPYTHDPSAASYGLEAAEVLGIDPDRVFKTLMVDVEGKLAVGIVPVSGSLDLKAIAAALGSKKATMADPKAAERRTGYVLGGISPLGQRQSSPTVLDESALAFGTVLVSGGRRGLDIELDPADLIRLTNARTAPIRSH, from the coding sequence ATGGCCAGGAAACAGACTTCACAGGGAACGCCGGCCACAGCCGTACTGGCTGCGGCCGGCGTTCCTTTCACGCTGCACCCGTACACGCACGATCCGTCGGCGGCCAGCTACGGACTTGAAGCGGCCGAGGTCCTGGGAATCGATCCCGACCGGGTGTTCAAAACCTTGATGGTGGACGTCGAAGGCAAGCTTGCAGTGGGCATCGTTCCGGTCAGTGGAAGCCTTGACCTCAAGGCGATCGCCGCCGCATTGGGATCGAAGAAGGCCACCATGGCCGATCCCAAAGCGGCCGAGCGACGCACCGGCTACGTACTCGGCGGGATTTCGCCGCTTGGCCAACGCCAGTCTTCACCTACGGTGCTCGACGAATCCGCATTGGCCTTCGGGACAGTCCTTGTTTCCGGTGGACGGCGCGGCCTGGACATCGAACTGGACCCTGCGGACCTCATCCGGCTCACGAACGCCCGGACTGCCCCGATCCGTAGCCACTAG
- a CDS encoding alpha/beta hydrolase family protein — protein MASKTPPAPAVVNGAKMSASAKWAVGGIIAGSGIAGLLGAGSSALAAYFARRVITPSVREADQEVLAVVRGDNGLQIILAATPDTTIDGVFSLFFAGGTGFARIGRIVSYSPAERTVQREVEEVYSGDLSTARRGWWSGAVYNSPAALGLDFEDVQIDVEGGQAPAWLIPSGAGKPAKLWAIMVHGRGATRLEGLRAVRSARELGLDSLLVSYRNDGLAPSAPDGRYGLGSTEWRDVDAAIEYALARGADEVVLFGWSMGGAICLQTADLSHHRHVIRAMVLDAPVINWVNVLAHHAQINRIPYAVGRYGQLMLAHPLGRRLTGLAAPVDLKAMDWDSRAVELRTPTLVIHSVDDEYVPYGPSASLAEKNPEMVTFEAFEGARHTKEWNVDPQKWERLVRSWLAPRLAPRGGPASG, from the coding sequence ATGGCATCCAAGACCCCACCTGCCCCGGCCGTAGTGAACGGTGCGAAAATGTCTGCCTCCGCCAAATGGGCTGTCGGGGGGATTATTGCTGGAAGCGGTATTGCGGGCCTGCTGGGCGCGGGATCTTCGGCGCTCGCAGCCTATTTCGCCCGGCGCGTCATCACCCCTTCAGTGCGCGAGGCGGATCAGGAAGTACTGGCGGTGGTGCGCGGTGACAACGGACTTCAGATCATCCTCGCAGCAACCCCGGATACCACTATCGACGGAGTGTTCAGCCTCTTTTTTGCCGGGGGGACAGGGTTCGCGCGGATCGGCCGGATCGTGTCATATTCGCCCGCAGAGCGCACCGTGCAGCGCGAAGTCGAGGAAGTCTACAGCGGGGATCTGAGTACGGCCCGTCGTGGATGGTGGAGCGGTGCCGTCTACAACTCCCCGGCGGCACTTGGCTTGGACTTCGAAGATGTACAGATTGACGTTGAGGGCGGCCAAGCCCCGGCATGGTTGATCCCTTCCGGAGCGGGGAAGCCCGCGAAGTTGTGGGCCATCATGGTCCATGGCCGTGGTGCTACGCGCCTCGAAGGCTTGCGTGCAGTGCGCAGCGCGCGCGAACTCGGACTCGACAGCCTGCTGGTTTCCTACCGGAACGACGGCCTGGCACCGTCTGCCCCGGACGGGCGTTACGGCTTGGGGTCTACGGAGTGGCGCGACGTCGATGCCGCCATTGAGTACGCACTCGCCCGTGGAGCGGACGAGGTGGTCCTGTTCGGGTGGTCGATGGGCGGTGCAATCTGCCTGCAGACGGCCGACCTTTCCCACCATCGCCATGTCATCAGGGCCATGGTTTTGGACGCGCCGGTGATCAATTGGGTCAACGTCCTTGCGCACCACGCACAAATCAACAGGATTCCCTACGCGGTGGGTCGCTATGGGCAGCTCATGTTGGCGCACCCCCTTGGCCGACGCCTCACCGGCCTGGCCGCTCCCGTTGACTTGAAGGCAATGGACTGGGATTCACGTGCTGTCGAACTTCGGACGCCGACGCTGGTGATCCACAGTGTGGACGATGAGTACGTTCCGTACGGACCTTCGGCCAGTCTCGCCGAAAAGAATCCGGAGATGGTCACTTTTGAAGCGTTTGAAGGGGCCCGACACACCAAAGAGTGGAATGTGGATCCGCAGAAGTGGGAGCGGCTGGTGCGCTCGTGGTTGGCGCCGAGGCTCGCGCCTCGGGGTGGGCCGGCCTCCGGTTGA
- the msrB gene encoding peptide-methionine (R)-S-oxide reductase MsrB, translating to MSTADNRKYFQAADPLAGVPLQEVPKDGQCVEKTEAEWREELTPEEFRVLRQAGTERPYTGEYWDTHTAGVYQCRACGAELFTSNEKFDSHCGWPSFWAPLAEGTVRYIHDRTLGMERVEVRCANCDSHLGHVFDGEGYGTPTDQRYCINSVSLKLVESPAPQ from the coding sequence ATGAGCACTGCAGATAACAGGAAGTACTTCCAAGCCGCGGACCCCTTGGCCGGGGTTCCTCTCCAGGAAGTCCCGAAGGACGGGCAATGCGTGGAGAAAACAGAGGCGGAGTGGCGCGAAGAGCTGACCCCCGAAGAGTTCAGGGTCCTGCGCCAGGCCGGTACGGAACGCCCGTATACGGGTGAATATTGGGACACACATACCGCCGGCGTGTACCAATGCCGGGCCTGCGGCGCGGAGCTTTTCACCAGCAACGAGAAATTCGATTCGCATTGCGGTTGGCCGTCGTTCTGGGCACCTCTCGCCGAAGGCACCGTCCGGTACATCCATGACCGTACTTTGGGCATGGAACGCGTAGAGGTCCGTTGCGCCAATTGCGATTCTCATTTGGGCCACGTTTTCGACGGCGAGGGCTACGGTACGCCGACTGACCAGCGGTACTGCATTAATTCCGTTTCGCTCAAGCTCGTCGAGTCCCCCGCACCGCAGTAA